In Colwellia sp. PAMC 20917, a single genomic region encodes these proteins:
- the hemN gene encoding oxygen-independent coproporphyrinogen III oxidase, with product MQANQFFDPKLLSKYNTSGPRYTSYPTALEFHNEFSQQDFIQAVKDSPNRELSLYVHIPFCHSLCYYCGCNKVITRHRNKADTYLEFLAEEISSRAEFFTDYTVKQLHWGGGTPSFLTHTQITKLVSLLKEKFTFAEHVEMSIEIDPREIEMNLAEHLFDLGFNRLSIGVQDIDKKVQETINRVQSTEFISDFIAHAKAVGFKSINIDLIYGLPHQTIETFTKTLNKAHEMDVDRISLFSYAHIPNRFAAQRKLRDEWLPSVQEKFALMKLAIEKLCDFGYDFIGMDHFAKPNDELAIAQKEGSLHRNFQGYTTKGGCDLLGLGVSSISNIGTSFSQNIKELQAYYKAIDTRKNAQVKGVSLLTDDVIRGEVIRELMCNLYIDKQQISKKYDIDFEEYFAEDLPLLKTFISDGLVENTADFIKVDQKARLLIRNICMSFDAYMKQHVNQQRFSRVI from the coding sequence ATGCAAGCAAATCAATTTTTTGACCCTAAATTACTGTCTAAATATAATACCAGTGGACCTAGATATACCTCTTATCCAACGGCATTAGAATTTCATAATGAATTTTCTCAACAAGATTTCATTCAAGCAGTGAAAGATTCACCCAACCGTGAATTGTCCTTGTATGTACATATTCCCTTTTGCCATAGCCTTTGCTACTACTGTGGCTGTAATAAAGTTATTACCCGCCACCGTAACAAAGCCGATACCTATTTAGAATTTTTGGCGGAAGAAATTAGTTCACGAGCTGAATTTTTTACTGACTACACCGTTAAACAACTCCATTGGGGTGGCGGCACACCCAGCTTTTTAACCCATACCCAAATCACAAAATTAGTCTCTTTATTAAAAGAAAAATTCACTTTTGCTGAACATGTAGAAATGAGTATAGAAATTGATCCGCGTGAAATTGAAATGAACCTTGCTGAACACCTCTTTGATTTAGGTTTTAATCGTCTAAGTATTGGCGTACAAGACATTGACAAAAAAGTACAAGAAACAATTAATCGTGTGCAATCAACCGAATTTATTAGCGACTTTATTGCCCATGCAAAGGCAGTGGGCTTCAAATCAATTAATATCGACTTGATCTATGGTTTGCCTCACCAGACGATAGAAACCTTTACAAAAACGCTTAACAAAGCTCATGAGATGGATGTCGACCGTATTTCATTGTTTAGCTATGCACATATTCCAAACCGATTTGCTGCCCAACGTAAATTACGTGACGAATGGTTACCCAGCGTGCAAGAAAAATTTGCCTTAATGAAACTTGCCATCGAAAAGCTTTGTGACTTTGGCTACGATTTCATTGGTATGGATCACTTTGCTAAACCTAATGACGAACTTGCTATTGCACAAAAAGAGGGCTCCCTGCACCGTAATTTCCAAGGTTATACCACTAAGGGTGGTTGTGACTTATTAGGATTAGGTGTTTCTTCTATTAGTAATATCGGTACTTCTTTCAGTCAAAATATTAAAGAATTGCAAGCCTATTATAAAGCGATAGATACTAGAAAAAACGCGCAAGTGAAAGGGGTTAGTTTATTAACAGATGACGTGATCCGTGGCGAAGTTATTCGTGAATTAATGTGTAATTTATATATTGATAAACAACAGATCAGTAAAAAGTACGACATTGATTTTGAAGAATATTTTGCTGAAGATTTACCTCTACTGAAAACATTTATCAGTGATGGTTTGGTTGAAAATACGGCTGATTTTATTAAAGTAGATCAGAAAGCACGCTTGTTGATTCGTAATATTTGTATGAGTTTTGATGCTTATATGAAACAGCACGTTAACCAACAGCGCTTCTCGCGGGTAATTTAA
- a CDS encoding DUF1285 domain-containing protein, with protein MSLDKISEQLNKLTPGNTKKLPPIESWNPPYCGEIDLQVKGNGDWFYGGTIFKRLSLVKLFASVLLREVTGDRDEYFLVTPAEKVKIIVEDAPFVLTQWAWQDDNKSIMTVSTNVDDEFVLDETHPLTMNANGELYVLVRRNLLAKVHRNVYYQWADLAQEEVTEKGIELIFSSADHKFSLGKID; from the coding sequence ATGTCTCTAGACAAAATTTCTGAACAATTAAATAAGTTAACACCAGGTAATACTAAAAAATTACCGCCGATAGAATCATGGAACCCACCGTATTGTGGCGAAATTGATCTACAGGTCAAAGGTAATGGCGACTGGTTTTATGGCGGCACAATATTTAAACGGTTATCGTTAGTTAAACTTTTTGCTTCGGTTTTATTAAGAGAAGTCACAGGTGATCGCGACGAGTACTTTTTAGTGACCCCCGCTGAAAAAGTTAAGATTATTGTTGAAGACGCTCCTTTTGTATTAACACAATGGGCTTGGCAAGATGATAACAAATCAATAATGACGGTTAGTACCAATGTAGATGACGAATTCGTGCTTGATGAAACTCATCCGTTAACGATGAATGCTAACGGCGAATTATATGTATTAGTGCGTCGTAATTTATTGGCAAAAGTTCACCGTAATGTTTATTACCAATGGGCCGATTTAGCACAAGAAGAGGTTACAGAAAAAGGCATTGAATTAATTTTTTCAAGTGCTGACCACAAGTTTAGTTTAGGAAAAATTGATTAA
- a CDS encoding Ig-like domain-containing protein produces the protein MKIINIFFFSFVLLLTGCGGSGDKVSLSKLEISTNTQLLDYQETTQLSVLAINSDDSLESLISGVTFSSTNNDILSISNTGLITAISEGEASVTASYQGKESSISIDVTYSIINSEIRIDPEPDNMIEGTNYQSNLWVIKTDGLSYLINEDVLWLSSDETLAEISSEGLLALLNSGDVYIEATFGDINIQRLVSIQAKEISEIAIELSPAQVALGYQSNAIVTVIYNNGSSENLTTSATLSSGDSSVATINEDGVVSSLAVGVTVLNAEFSGFTSSVNFEVTDAVITQLLFNIVQNSMPVGMTPLYVVKQQFSDGSLIDITLEHQIYTLSSEDLNFASIDNYVITTVSPGSVNLTVTAGNLQTSTLLTISEAVVTDIALSTNTLSLALGLSGEVSTTATLSSGSQISIDPVYSSSDETVLIVNQTGLITASGIGQAIVTAQYNNIQDTITIDVNPAALASLNVSFEILTLPIGRKTQASATGNFTDGTSSNITQDVSWSSSTPNLLSVSNTVKGEVTAIIGSSIDVSSPVTVLITASLNGIENNAGLDVVSAVVDALSVDAGSSLASLGNQLQLTATATYSNLEDIDVSNDAIWLSSDETVATVSSNGLLSTIAEGVISVSATFDGYVQSFEVTVGPATLDSVTISTTSLSIYKGRVKQLNAIGTMSDGSEITVTKLGFWSVDNSNLATVSNDSGSEGVFTAIEDGNVNITFTPHEQSLPPTGIFQSIKPISEMTNEFSKSVSSSMSVINGVVQNGSKISLTITNNTGETVSLLKFKVDDANGEKVSTSDASLLSDGSLTSGESVGLTYTVNYLGATKPITLTYEVEDPVTNETFNVSSTIN, from the coding sequence ATGAAAATAATAAATATTTTCTTCTTTTCTTTTGTTCTACTGTTAACCGGTTGTGGTGGTAGTGGTGATAAAGTATCCCTAAGTAAACTTGAAATCAGTACTAATACCCAATTACTCGATTATCAAGAGACAACCCAACTCAGTGTACTAGCTATTAACTCAGATGATAGCTTGGAAAGCCTTATTTCAGGTGTAACTTTTTCATCGACTAATAATGATATTTTATCTATTTCAAATACTGGCTTAATAACCGCTATATCGGAAGGCGAAGCATCAGTCACTGCCAGCTATCAAGGTAAAGAAAGCTCTATTTCTATCGATGTTACCTATTCAATAATCAATAGTGAAATTAGAATAGATCCAGAACCTGATAATATGATTGAGGGTACTAATTACCAATCCAATTTATGGGTAATAAAAACTGATGGTCTTTCATACTTAATAAATGAGGATGTCTTATGGTTAAGTAGTGATGAGACGTTAGCAGAAATTTCTAGTGAAGGTTTACTGGCGTTGCTTAACTCTGGTGATGTATATATTGAAGCTACCTTTGGTGATATAAATATTCAGCGCCTTGTTAGTATTCAAGCAAAGGAAATAAGCGAGATTGCTATTGAACTTTCACCAGCACAAGTTGCTTTAGGTTACCAATCAAATGCCATAGTAACTGTCATATATAATAATGGTAGCTCTGAGAATTTAACTACAAGTGCAACACTTTCTAGTGGTGACTCATCTGTAGCGACTATCAATGAAGATGGAGTTGTTTCTTCATTGGCTGTTGGTGTAACAGTTTTAAATGCCGAATTTAGTGGTTTTACTAGTAGTGTAAATTTTGAAGTAACCGATGCCGTTATAACTCAGTTATTATTTAATATTGTACAAAATTCTATGCCTGTTGGTATGACTCCTTTATATGTTGTTAAACAACAATTTTCAGATGGTTCATTAATTGATATTACTCTTGAGCATCAGATTTATACTTTATCTTCGGAAGATTTAAATTTTGCTTCTATTGATAATTATGTAATTACGACTGTTAGTCCCGGAAGTGTAAACTTGACAGTAACTGCTGGAAATCTACAAACATCAACTCTTTTAACAATATCGGAAGCCGTTGTAACAGATATTGCGCTTTCAACGAATACTTTGTCTTTAGCCTTGGGGTTATCTGGTGAAGTATCGACAACAGCTACACTCTCTTCAGGTAGTCAAATATCAATTGATCCAGTGTACTCTTCTTCCGATGAAACTGTTTTGATAGTTAATCAAACTGGTTTAATTACTGCTTCTGGAATTGGGCAAGCGATAGTAACAGCCCAATATAATAATATACAGGACACTATTACTATTGATGTTAATCCCGCAGCTCTGGCCTCTTTAAATGTTAGTTTTGAAATACTAACTCTACCAATAGGTCGAAAAACACAGGCAAGTGCGACTGGCAATTTTACTGATGGAACAAGCTCTAATATTACACAAGATGTTAGCTGGAGTAGCTCTACTCCTAATTTATTGTCGGTAAGTAATACTGTTAAAGGGGAGGTTACGGCTATTATTGGTAGTAGTATCGACGTATCTTCTCCAGTTACTGTTCTTATAACTGCTTCATTAAACGGAATTGAGAATAATGCTGGGCTTGATGTGGTTTCAGCAGTTGTTGATGCCTTAAGCGTAGATGCAGGATCAAGCCTTGCATCATTAGGCAATCAATTACAGTTAACAGCTACTGCAACTTATTCAAATTTAGAAGATATCGATGTTTCTAATGATGCTATATGGTTATCAAGTGATGAAACCGTAGCAACAGTTAGTAGTAATGGTTTGTTATCAACAATAGCAGAAGGAGTAATATCTGTTTCTGCAACTTTTGATGGATATGTTCAATCTTTTGAAGTAACTGTTGGTCCAGCAACGTTAGATTCTGTCACCATAAGCACAACTAGTTTGTCTATTTACAAAGGACGAGTAAAACAGCTTAACGCTATAGGGACCATGAGTGATGGTAGCGAAATAACAGTTACAAAACTAGGTTTTTGGAGTGTTGATAATAGCAACTTAGCTACCGTATCAAATGATAGTGGCAGTGAAGGTGTTTTTACTGCTATTGAAGATGGAAATGTCAATATTACCTTCACTCCACATGAACAATCGTTACCTCCGACAGGAATCTTTCAAAGTATTAAACCAATTAGCGAAATGACTAACGAATTTAGTAAATCAGTTAGTTCCTCTATGTCGGTAATAAATGGTGTTGTACAAAATGGTTCTAAAATATCATTAACTATTACAAACAATACAGGCGAAACGGTTAGTTTACTTAAGTTTAAAGTAGATGATGCCAATGGAGAGAAAGTATCAACAAGTGATGCAAGTTTACTAAGTGATGGCTCCCTCACCAGTGGCGAAAGCGTTGGTCTGACTTACACTGTTAATTACCTAGGAGCAACAAAACCAATTACGCTAACTTATGAGGTAGAAGATCCTGTAACTAACGAAACATTTAATGTTTCAAGTACAATAAACTAA
- a CDS encoding DUF4282 domain-containing protein: MKDVFFFDSMLTPKIITFVYWLMLLGSLVSGLGTMFTQYGGGVLAGLGIIVGGAIGSRIWCELLIVLFKIHENLQKIANKSE, translated from the coding sequence ATGAAAGATGTGTTTTTTTTCGACTCAATGTTAACCCCTAAAATCATTACTTTTGTTTACTGGCTTATGCTTTTAGGCTCTTTAGTTTCAGGTTTAGGAACAATGTTCACTCAATATGGCGGCGGTGTTTTAGCTGGTTTAGGTATAATTGTTGGGGGCGCTATTGGTTCAAGAATTTGGTGTGAGCTACTGATTGTTTTATTCAAAATTCATGAAAACTTGCAAAAAATAGCTAACAAATCAGAATAA
- a CDS encoding DnaJ domain-containing protein, with product MLRVITIEKGQNADVSGILTGDLLLKYDGITTNNKDDLLELISRANERILTKKITVEINREDILIVMKVRSGKLGLTLKPENVEINQQVNGNDSLDKANSTIRLANQRVSELKHQIKERDMNILHLQTENIRLKGEVKADFLGFSDFSDHAIFGVSELSSFDAIKKNYKKLSMVYHPDRGGDPHMMKLINSTFERLKSDNSV from the coding sequence ATGCTTAGAGTTATAACGATTGAGAAAGGTCAAAATGCCGATGTATCAGGCATTTTAACAGGTGATCTTTTATTAAAATATGATGGTATTACTACAAATAATAAAGATGATTTACTTGAGCTAATTTCCAGAGCAAATGAACGTATCTTAACAAAAAAGATAACGGTTGAAATTAATAGGGAAGATATATTAATTGTTATGAAGGTACGCTCAGGTAAGTTAGGACTAACGCTTAAACCTGAGAATGTCGAAATTAACCAGCAAGTTAATGGTAACGATTCTCTAGATAAAGCAAATTCAACTATTAGACTAGCAAATCAAAGAGTTTCAGAGTTGAAACATCAGATAAAAGAGAGGGATATGAATATCTTACACCTTCAAACTGAGAACATTAGACTTAAAGGTGAGGTGAAAGCTGATTTCTTAGGGTTCTCTGATTTTTCTGATCATGCAATTTTTGGCGTATCTGAACTTTCTAGTTTTGATGCTATTAAGAAAAATTACAAAAAACTTTCAATGGTCTATCATCCTGACAGAGGCGGAGATCCCCATATGATGAAACTTATCAACTCTACTTTTGAACGATTAAAGTCTGATAATAGCGTATAA